The sequence CCATTCAGGAGAACGCCGATCCCGACGTGCGGGTCGACCTTCTCACCGCGCTCGACCGGCTGGCGCCCGAGCAGGCGGGCTGGGTGCACGACATGGAAGGCCCCGACGACATGCCGGCCCATATCAAGGCGGTGCTGACCGGCATCAGCCTCGCCGTGCCGGTGACGGGCGGACGCATGGCGCTCGGCACCTGGCAGGGAATCTACCTTGTCGAGCACCGCACGCGGGCGCATCGGCGCGAATTGGTGGTGGCGTTTGTCGGCGAGGCCCACTAAAGGTCTTGAAACCCAGCGATGGGGCTGTCCGCCAAGCCATCCTTGCGCCGCCCGCCACCCCGACGGCGCCCTGCTTGCGGTCGCGGCTCCACCGCACCATGATCGCAGCGCGGGCATGCGGAGAGCGCATGGTCGCGCGGGGAAAGGGCGGCTGCGCGTGGACACGACGACGAGTTTCCGGCTGGTGATCGCGGATGATCATCCGCTGTTCAGGGGTGCGCTGCGCGAGGCGGTGGCACGCCAATTTTCGGCGGCGGAGCTGTTCGAGGCCGGGGGCTTCGAGGAACTGCAGGCGCTGCTGGAACGCGAGAGCGATATCGACCTCATCCTGCTCGATCTCACCATGCCGGGCGTGCGCGGCTTCTCCGGGCTGATGTATCTGCGGGCGCAGTATCCCGGTATTCCGGTGGTGGTCGTCTCGGCCAATGAGGAAGCCAGCGTCATCCGCAACTGCATGGAGTTCGGCGCGTCCGGCTTCATCCCCAAGACCAGCGCGGTCGAGACCATGCGCGAGGCGATCGCCGCCGTGCTGGAGGGCCGCACCTGGACGCCCGCCGATGTCGACCTGTCCGGCGGCGCCGACAAGGAGACGCAGGCGCTGGTCGCCCGTCTCGGCACGCTCACCCCGCAGCAGGTGCGGGTGCTGATGATGCTGTCGGAAGGGCTGCTCAACAAGCAGATCGCCTATGAACTGGGGGTCTCCGAGGCGACCGTGAAGGCGCATGTCTCCGCCATCCTCCAGAAGCTCGGTGTCGAGAGCCGCACCCAGGCGGTGATCGCCGCCTCCAAGATCGAGGGCGGCACCTGGGCGCAGGCGGCGGGGTAGGACCGGGCGCTCCCGTCCAACCGTTTCGTCATCCCGGCCGAGCGGCGCGAGAGCCGGGATCGTCTTCCGATCCGGCACGCGATCCCGGAGCGGCCTTCGGCCGTCCGGGATGACGGGCTTTTCCTTGAGGCGACCCAAGGATCGATAACACCGTCATCCCCGGGCTTGACCCGGGGATCTACGGTTTCCCCCGGGGCGTGGACGGCCGGGTCAGGCCCGACCATGACGGCGATCGAAGCCCCAATCGCCGCTCACTCCGCCGCCGCCCGCGTGGCGCGGCACTGGGCGAGCAGGGCGCGCAGCGCGGCCGGGCGCACCGGCTTGTTCAGCACTTCCATCTCGGTCGCGCGGGCGGCGTCGCGCACGCGCTTCGAGCGGTCGGCGGTGATCAGCACCGCCGGCAGCGAGGGGCCGAGCTTCCAGCGCAGCTGCTTGGTGGC comes from Ancylobacter sp. TS-1 and encodes:
- a CDS encoding secondary thiamine-phosphate synthase enzyme YjbQ — translated: MAKIRQSEVRESAVTRRFSSVLTVDTAGRGFIEITRAVAAFLEGVGAREGEVSLFCRHTSASLTIQENADPDVRVDLLTALDRLAPEQAGWVHDMEGPDDMPAHIKAVLTGISLAVPVTGGRMALGTWQGIYLVEHRTRAHRRELVVAFVGEAH
- a CDS encoding response regulator transcription factor — encoded protein: MRRAHGRAGKGRLRVDTTTSFRLVIADDHPLFRGALREAVARQFSAAELFEAGGFEELQALLERESDIDLILLDLTMPGVRGFSGLMYLRAQYPGIPVVVVSANEEASVIRNCMEFGASGFIPKTSAVETMREAIAAVLEGRTWTPADVDLSGGADKETQALVARLGTLTPQQVRVLMMLSEGLLNKQIAYELGVSEATVKAHVSAILQKLGVESRTQAVIAASKIEGGTWAQAAG